Proteins from a genomic interval of Flammeovirgaceae bacterium SG7u.111:
- a CDS encoding RagB/SusD family nutrient uptake outer membrane protein, producing MNKFYKTILLFPFLFLPFSCQEFLEEEAFDFIAADDFFQSEEDAVSAVNGVYDAMQDIDFYNRHFQMICDLPGISSTNNRSGGWRGQIDKYTWDASNEGLALSWQAIYNGVARANTVINRVGKMPAGSIDAEVQRRVVNEAKFLRGFYYFTLVRLWGNVPLVDEEITSIENNLRPANVGTANAVWELIISDLKAAEDLPLEYGGNDIGRATGGAASAMLGTVYLQRSGLGIANEWGLAKAQFEKVIESKKYSLMESYADLFLPENDNGKESIFNMQAAQGFGDEGQIHGAMTGVRGAELVPAGGWSSWTSEPEFFEMFAEDDKRKEAIFLLAFEKDGKIETYPGSSYMANPHFTKYWDQGATANQDYANDMYILRFADVLLMHSETLNEIDSSDPKRLEGINNVRARAGLSALTNSYTQDEFRKILLLEREKELCMEQKTVFDYRRFGLEKMQWIVGLSSQGYELGEKHLLYPIPQREIDLYGGEKEGVFEQNKGY from the coding sequence ATGAATAAATTTTACAAAACTATTCTGCTTTTCCCTTTTTTGTTTTTGCCCTTTTCTTGCCAAGAGTTTTTGGAAGAAGAAGCGTTTGATTTCATTGCCGCAGATGACTTTTTCCAAAGTGAAGAAGATGCTGTATCGGCTGTAAATGGGGTTTACGATGCCATGCAAGACATCGACTTTTACAACAGGCACTTTCAGATGATCTGCGACCTGCCCGGCATTTCATCTACTAACAACCGTAGCGGAGGCTGGCGAGGCCAAATTGATAAATATACGTGGGATGCATCTAACGAGGGGCTGGCCTTGAGCTGGCAAGCTATCTACAATGGAGTGGCAAGAGCCAATACGGTGATAAATAGGGTTGGGAAAATGCCTGCTGGGAGTATCGATGCCGAAGTACAAAGGAGGGTGGTGAACGAGGCAAAATTCTTACGGGGTTTTTATTATTTTACTTTGGTGAGGCTTTGGGGAAATGTGCCTCTGGTAGATGAGGAAATCACTTCCATCGAAAACAATCTCCGCCCTGCAAATGTGGGTACAGCAAATGCAGTTTGGGAGCTGATCATAAGCGACTTGAAAGCTGCGGAAGACTTGCCTTTGGAATATGGGGGAAATGACATAGGTAGGGCTACAGGCGGGGCGGCAAGTGCCATGCTAGGCACGGTGTACCTCCAGCGGTCAGGCTTGGGCATAGCTAATGAATGGGGTTTGGCAAAAGCTCAGTTTGAGAAAGTGATTGAAAGCAAAAAATATAGCTTAATGGAAAGTTATGCCGACCTCTTTTTACCTGAAAACGATAATGGTAAGGAAAGTATTTTCAATATGCAAGCGGCGCAAGGCTTTGGAGACGAGGGACAAATTCATGGGGCAATGACAGGAGTGAGAGGAGCGGAATTAGTACCAGCTGGCGGCTGGTCTTCTTGGACTTCCGAGCCAGAGTTTTTTGAGATGTTCGCCGAAGATGATAAGAGAAAAGAAGCGATTTTTTTGTTAGCGTTTGAAAAGGATGGGAAAATTGAAACATACCCTGGCAGTTCGTACATGGCAAACCCCCATTTTACCAAATATTGGGACCAGGGGGCTACTGCCAATCAGGATTATGCCAACGACATGTACATCCTCCGCTTTGCCGATGTATTGCTGATGCACTCCGAGACTCTCAACGAAATTGATTCTTCTGACCCTAAAAGGCTGGAGGGGATCAACAACGTACGGGCTAGAGCAGGTCTTTCGGCTCTAACTAATTCGTACACACAAGATGAGTTCAGGAAAATCCTGCTTTTGGAGCGTGAAAAAGAGCTCTGTATGGAACAAAAAACGGTTTTTGACTACCGTAGGTTTGGTTTGGAGAAGATGCAATGGATAGTAGGTTTGAGCTCACAAGGCTATGAGCTGGGGGAAAAACATCTGCTTTATCCCATTCCTCAGCGAGAGATTGATCTGTACGGAGGGGAAAAAGAAGGTGTTTTTGAGCAAAATAAAGGATATTAG